From the genome of Caldalkalibacillus uzonensis:
ATAGATACACGTACCAACCATACTGAATCGCTCATGAACCCAGGAGTAGTATGGGTTTATGAGCGTTTTGTTTGCCTAGTAACTGTCGAACTTGGGATCGATTTTGATGGTAGCCGGAGCATGAGTCCCATGCTGGAGGCCGTAGCCATTGAGTTGGTGGTGACAGGACCATCCTATCGTCACGCAGCTCATACATTAGAAGCGTTTGTAGGGTATCCTGTGATCAGTCACGAATCCATTAGGCAACGTTTGTGGAGTATTGAGATCAGCAGGGACTCATCTCAAAATCAGACATCCGAAGCTAAAGAGGTATTGTTCATTGAAGTGGA
Proteins encoded in this window:
- a CDS encoding UPF0236 family transposase-like protein, with amino-acid sequence IDTRTNHTESLMNPGVVWVYERFVCLVTVELGIDFDGSRSMSPMLEAVAIELVVTGPSYRHAAHTLEAFVGYPVISHESIRQRLWSIEISRDSSQNQTSEAKEVLFIEVDGLHVKRQRGSRNGKEKR